The Mycolicibacterium doricum genome includes a region encoding these proteins:
- a CDS encoding adenylate/guanylate cyclase domain-containing protein — MEVEPFGERSGGTDDAQPVQPRGSAGPLGWFYRANHSPGVLEFLRRARRALPGDPDFGDPLSADGVGGPRAAARVADRLLDREAASREVSLGALQIWQAVTEKVSGKPANPEVTLVFSDLVGFSSWSLTAGDDATLRLLRRVAQAYEPPLLEAGGRIVKRMGDGSMAVFTDAGTAVRAVLNAMAAVGSVEVDGYIPRMRVGAHTGRPHRIGSDWLGVDVNIASRVMERATRGGLVVSQTTLDQISAEDLAAMNVTVKRQRRQVFSLKPDGVPPELAMYRLRRSRPAGEDSTDDDS; from the coding sequence GTGGAGGTCGAGCCCTTCGGTGAACGATCCGGTGGTACCGATGACGCGCAGCCGGTGCAACCGCGCGGATCGGCGGGACCGCTGGGCTGGTTCTACAGGGCCAACCACAGTCCCGGTGTCCTCGAGTTCCTGCGCCGCGCGCGCCGGGCGCTGCCGGGAGACCCCGACTTCGGGGATCCCCTGTCCGCGGACGGGGTGGGCGGGCCACGGGCCGCGGCGCGCGTCGCGGACCGGCTGCTCGACCGCGAGGCGGCGTCGCGTGAGGTCAGCCTCGGCGCGCTGCAAATCTGGCAGGCCGTGACCGAGAAGGTCTCGGGCAAACCGGCGAACCCGGAAGTCACCCTGGTTTTCAGCGATTTGGTCGGATTCTCGTCGTGGTCGCTGACCGCCGGTGACGACGCCACCCTGCGGTTGTTGCGCCGCGTCGCCCAGGCGTACGAACCGCCGCTGCTGGAAGCCGGCGGACGGATCGTCAAACGCATGGGCGACGGATCCATGGCGGTGTTCACAGATGCAGGCACGGCGGTGCGCGCGGTGCTCAACGCGATGGCCGCGGTCGGATCGGTCGAGGTCGACGGGTACATCCCCCGGATGCGGGTGGGCGCCCACACCGGCAGGCCGCACCGGATCGGCTCGGACTGGCTAGGGGTGGACGTCAACATCGCCTCCCGGGTGATGGAGCGGGCGACCCGAGGCGGGTTGGTCGTCTCGCAGACCACGCTCGACCAGATTTCTGCCGAGGACCTCGCAGCGATGAACGTCACCGTCAAGCGTCAGCGCAGGCAGGTGTTCAGCCTCAAACCCGACGGTGTGCCCCCCGAGTTGGCCATGTACCGGTTACGCAGGAGCAGGCCGGCGGGGGAGGACTCCACCGACGACGACTCCTAG
- a CDS encoding acyl-CoA dehydrogenase family protein yields MLEWSDVDLAVRDAVREFVDKEIRPHVDALESGEMEPYPLIRNLFRTFGIDAMAKESLDKRFARLREQDSSSSRGPNSGGMFGGEGASAGMGFVVVSELCRVCMGVVTGMGVSLGLTVPTIMGRGTLAQQERWLPALVTYEKVGAWAITEPDSGSDAFGGMKSYVVRDGEDYILNGQKTFITNGPDADVVVVYAKLDEGDGTDKRDRKVLTFVLDRGMEGFVQSKPFRKMGIHSSRTGELFFNNVRLGRDRLLGETEDNEAGDGRDSARSSFSTERIGVAAMALGVIEECLRLSVDYARSRTLWGKEIGQFQLIQLKLATMEVARMNVRNMLFRVIEASQTRTPISLAEASAIKWYCSQAATDVAMEAVQLFGGNGYMTEYRVEQLARDAKSLMIYAGSNEVQITHVAKGLLRDH; encoded by the coding sequence ATGCTCGAGTGGTCTGATGTCGATCTTGCCGTGCGTGACGCCGTACGGGAGTTCGTCGACAAAGAAATCCGTCCGCATGTCGACGCTCTCGAGAGCGGCGAGATGGAGCCCTACCCCCTCATCCGAAACCTGTTCAGGACTTTCGGAATCGACGCGATGGCGAAGGAGTCGCTGGACAAACGGTTCGCACGCCTGCGCGAGCAAGACTCGTCGTCGTCCCGGGGCCCCAATTCCGGCGGCATGTTCGGTGGCGAAGGCGCGAGCGCCGGTATGGGCTTCGTCGTGGTCAGCGAGCTGTGCCGGGTGTGCATGGGCGTCGTGACCGGCATGGGGGTCAGTCTCGGGCTGACGGTGCCGACGATCATGGGCCGCGGAACGCTCGCCCAGCAGGAGCGCTGGCTACCCGCACTGGTGACCTATGAGAAGGTCGGCGCTTGGGCGATCACCGAACCGGATTCCGGTTCGGACGCGTTCGGCGGCATGAAGTCCTATGTGGTCCGCGACGGTGAGGACTACATCCTCAACGGGCAGAAGACGTTCATCACCAACGGTCCCGACGCCGACGTCGTGGTTGTCTACGCCAAACTGGACGAAGGCGACGGCACCGACAAGCGTGACCGCAAGGTGCTCACGTTCGTGCTCGACCGCGGCATGGAGGGCTTCGTGCAGTCGAAGCCGTTCCGGAAGATGGGCATCCACTCCTCCCGCACCGGTGAACTGTTCTTCAACAACGTGCGTTTGGGACGCGACCGCCTGCTAGGCGAGACCGAGGACAACGAAGCCGGCGACGGTCGCGACAGCGCGCGGTCGAGCTTCTCCACCGAACGCATCGGCGTGGCCGCCATGGCACTCGGCGTGATCGAGGAGTGTCTGCGCCTTTCAGTCGACTACGCCCGCAGCCGGACGTTGTGGGGCAAGGAGATCGGGCAGTTCCAGCTCATCCAGCTCAAGCTCGCCACCATGGAGGTGGCCCGGATGAACGTGCGGAATATGTTGTTCCGCGTTATCGAGGCGTCACAGACCCGCACGCCGATCTCGCTTGCCGAAGCGTCGGCCATCAAGTGGTACTGCTCGCAGGCCGCCACCGACGTCGCCATGGAGGCGGTCCAACTGTTCGGCGGCAACGGGTACATGACCGAGTACCGCGTCGAACAGCTGGCCCGTGACGCGAAATCGCTGATGATCTACGCCGGCAGCAACGAAGTTCAGATAACGCACGTGGCGAAGGGTCTGCTGCGCGACCACTGA
- the pheS gene encoding phenylalanine--tRNA ligase subunit alpha: MAGNLSEEALTDAVDAARGAFDSASDLDSLARAKTEHLGDRSPIAVARQLLGSLPKTERADAGKRVNVARSEVQHSYDERLAALRAERDAAVLVAERIDVTLPSTRQPVGARHPITILAENVADTFVAMGWELAEGPEVETEQFNFDALNFPPDHPARSEQDTFHIAPEGSRQVLRTHTSPVQIRALLERDLPVYIVSIGRTFRTDELDATHTPVFHQVEGLAVDQGLTMAHLRGTLDAFARAVFGPQGRTRFRPHFFPFTEPSAEVDVWFPGKKGGPGWVEWGGCGMVNPNVLRACGIDPDTYSGFAFGMGLERTLQFRNGIPDMRDIVEGDVRFSLPFGVGA, translated from the coding sequence ATGGCCGGAAACCTGTCTGAAGAGGCGTTGACCGACGCGGTCGACGCGGCCCGCGGTGCGTTTGACTCGGCTTCCGATCTCGACTCGCTGGCCCGCGCTAAAACCGAACACCTCGGTGACCGGTCACCGATCGCGGTGGCCCGCCAGTTACTGGGGAGCCTGCCCAAGACAGAGCGCGCCGATGCGGGCAAGCGTGTCAACGTGGCACGCTCAGAGGTCCAGCACAGCTATGACGAGCGCCTCGCCGCATTGCGCGCCGAACGAGACGCGGCGGTCCTGGTCGCCGAACGCATCGACGTCACGCTGCCGTCGACGCGTCAACCGGTCGGTGCGCGCCACCCCATCACGATCCTCGCCGAGAACGTCGCCGACACCTTCGTCGCGATGGGCTGGGAGCTCGCCGAAGGGCCTGAGGTCGAGACCGAACAGTTCAACTTCGATGCGCTCAACTTCCCGCCGGACCACCCGGCGCGCAGCGAGCAGGACACGTTCCACATCGCGCCCGAGGGATCCCGTCAGGTGCTGCGCACGCACACCTCGCCGGTGCAGATTCGTGCCCTGCTGGAACGCGATCTGCCCGTCTACATCGTCTCGATCGGCCGCACCTTCCGCACCGACGAACTCGACGCGACCCACACGCCGGTGTTCCATCAGGTCGAAGGGCTCGCCGTCGACCAAGGCCTGACCATGGCGCACCTGCGCGGGACCTTGGACGCGTTCGCGCGGGCAGTGTTCGGTCCGCAGGGCCGCACCCGGTTCCGGCCGCACTTCTTCCCTTTCACCGAACCCTCGGCCGAGGTGGACGTGTGGTTTCCCGGCAAGAAGGGCGGCCCCGGCTGGGTGGAGTGGGGCGGGTGCGGCATGGTCAACCCGAACGTCCTGCGCGCCTGCGGGATCGATCCCGACACGTATTCCGGTTTCGCATTCGGCATGGGTTTGGAGCGAACGTTGCAGTTCCGCAACGGGATCCCCGATATGCGCGACATCGTTGAAGGTGACGTCCGGTTCTCGCTGCCGTTCGGGGTGGGCGCCTGA
- a CDS encoding TrmH family RNA methyltransferase, with product MAAAVKLHRHVGRRRAARFLAEGPNLLEAALRRGVVSEVFATEDAAARFASLLAGTDVQLVTERAAKALSDTVTPVGLVAVCRLPEVSLEDVLHASPRLVAVAVETSEPGNAGTLIRLADAMAADAVILAGNSVDPYNGKCLRASAGSIFGVSVVEAPDTKELIGELRGAGLRVLATTLDGEVSLDDADLSAPTAWLFGAEAHGLAQEVAALADARVTIPMAGSAESLNVAAAAAICLYQSARVMRAH from the coding sequence GTGGCGGCAGCGGTCAAACTCCACCGACACGTCGGCCGCCGCCGCGCCGCACGCTTCCTCGCCGAGGGACCCAACCTCCTGGAGGCCGCGTTGCGGCGCGGTGTCGTATCAGAGGTCTTCGCCACCGAGGACGCCGCTGCGCGCTTCGCGTCGCTGCTCGCCGGCACCGACGTCCAGCTGGTCACCGAGCGGGCGGCAAAAGCGCTGTCGGATACGGTGACTCCGGTCGGGCTGGTCGCGGTGTGCCGGTTGCCCGAGGTGTCGCTGGAGGACGTGCTTCACGCTTCCCCACGACTCGTGGCGGTGGCGGTCGAGACATCCGAACCCGGTAATGCGGGCACGCTGATCCGGCTCGCCGACGCCATGGCCGCCGACGCGGTGATCCTGGCCGGAAACAGTGTGGACCCTTACAACGGTAAGTGTCTGCGTGCCTCGGCGGGCAGCATCTTCGGGGTTTCCGTCGTCGAGGCCCCCGACACCAAGGAACTGATCGGCGAGCTGCGCGGCGCCGGGCTGCGGGTGCTCGCCACCACGCTCGACGGCGAGGTGAGCCTTGACGATGCGGACCTGTCCGCGCCGACGGCGTGGCTGTTCGGCGCCGAGGCCCACGGGCTCGCACAGGAGGTGGCCGCGCTCGCCGATGCCCGGGTGACCATCCCGATGGCAGGCAGCGCTGAAAGCCTCAACGTCGCCGCCGCCGCGGCGATCTGCCTCTACCAGAGCGCCCGCGTCATGCGCGCCCACTGA
- the rplT gene encoding 50S ribosomal protein L20, translated as MARVKRAVNAQKKRRTILKASKGYRGQRSRLYRKAKEQQLHSLTYAYRDRRARKGDFRKLWISRINAAARANDITYNRLIQGLKAAGVEVDRKNLAEIAVSDAAAFTALVEVAKAALPADVNAPATTSDEAA; from the coding sequence ATGGCACGCGTCAAGCGCGCAGTCAACGCCCAGAAGAAGCGCCGCACAATCCTCAAGGCCTCCAAGGGCTACCGCGGCCAGCGGTCCCGCCTTTACCGCAAGGCCAAAGAGCAGCAGCTGCACTCACTCACCTACGCCTACCGCGACCGGCGGGCGCGCAAGGGTGATTTCCGCAAGCTGTGGATCTCCCGGATCAACGCCGCGGCCCGCGCCAACGACATCACCTACAACCGGCTGATCCAGGGCCTCAAGGCCGCCGGCGTCGAGGTCGACCGCAAGAACCTCGCCGAAATCGCCGTAAGCGATGCCGCCGCGTTCACCGCGCTGGTCGAGGTGGCCAAGGCCGCGCTGCCCGCTGATGTGAATGCGCCGGCAACGACGTCTGACGAGGCCGCCTGA
- the rpmI gene encoding 50S ribosomal protein L35: protein MPKAKTHSGASKRFRRTGTGKIVRQKANRRHLMEHKPTKRTRRLAGRTQVSANDAPRINKMLNG from the coding sequence ATGCCCAAGGCCAAGACCCACAGCGGCGCGTCGAAGCGCTTCCGGCGTACCGGCACCGGAAAGATCGTGCGCCAGAAGGCAAATCGGCGCCACCTGATGGAGCACAAGCCCACCAAGCGCACGCGCCGCCTGGCCGGCCGCACACAGGTGTCGGCCAACGACGCCCCGCGCATCAACAAGATGCTCAACGGCTGA
- the infC gene encoding translation initiation factor IF-3, whose product MSTETRVNERIRVPEVRLIGPGGEQVGIVRIEDALRVAADADLDLVEVAPDAKPPVCKIMDYGKFKYETAQKARESRKNQQQTVVKEQKLRPKIDPHDYETKKGHVIRFLEAGSKVKVTIMFRGREQSRPELGFRLLQRLGADVAEYGFVETSAKQDGRNMTMVLAPHRGAKTRAKAAEQAERPRESAPGPDAT is encoded by the coding sequence ATCAGCACTGAGACCCGCGTCAACGAGCGCATCCGCGTACCCGAAGTTCGCCTGATCGGACCGGGCGGTGAGCAGGTAGGCATTGTGCGCATCGAAGATGCACTCCGCGTCGCCGCGGATGCCGATCTCGACCTCGTCGAAGTCGCACCGGACGCCAAGCCGCCCGTCTGCAAGATCATGGACTACGGAAAGTTCAAGTACGAGACGGCCCAGAAGGCACGCGAGTCTCGCAAAAACCAGCAGCAGACCGTCGTCAAGGAACAGAAGCTGCGTCCCAAGATCGACCCGCACGATTACGAGACCAAGAAGGGTCACGTCATCCGCTTCCTCGAAGCCGGGTCCAAGGTCAAGGTGACGATCATGTTCCGCGGGCGTGAGCAGTCACGGCCCGAACTGGGCTTCCGACTCCTGCAGCGCCTGGGCGCCGATGTCGCCGAATACGGCTTCGTCGAGACGTCCGCGAAGCAGGACGGCCGCAACATGACGATGGTGCTGGCCCCGCATCGCGGCGCGAAGACTCGTGCCAAAGCGGCGGAGCAAGCAGAACGTCCCCGTGAGTCGGCTCCCGGCCCGGACGCCACGTAG
- a CDS encoding DUF1844 domain-containing protein, with product MTDDPDIRDLSDIPAVEVITRSAVMLMSAAAEKLGLSHDNPDESPHRDLDEARRLITALAGLVAASAEYLGPHAGPVRDGLKTLQLAFREASAAPDEPGKGPGEKYTGPVW from the coding sequence ATGACCGACGATCCAGACATTCGCGACCTCAGCGATATTCCCGCCGTCGAGGTGATCACCCGTTCGGCGGTGATGCTGATGAGCGCGGCCGCCGAGAAGCTGGGTCTCTCCCACGACAATCCCGACGAGAGCCCGCACCGTGACCTCGACGAGGCCCGCAGGCTGATCACCGCCCTTGCCGGTCTGGTGGCCGCGTCGGCCGAATACCTCGGCCCACATGCCGGACCCGTTCGCGACGGTCTCAAGACGCTGCAACTGGCGTTCCGCGAAGCCAGCGCCGCCCCCGACGAACCCGGTAAGGGTCCCGGAGAGAAATACACTGGTCCGGTCTGGTGA
- the pheT gene encoding phenylalanine--tRNA ligase subunit beta gives MRLPYSWLHEVVAAGAPGWDVSPEELEQTLIRIGHEVEGVRPVGPVTGPLTIGRVAEVEELTEFKKPIRAVKVDVGEPEHRDIVCGATNFAVGDLVVVALPGTTLPGNVEIATRKTYARTSDGMICSTAELNLGTDHSGILVLPPGTAAPGAPAAEVLGLDDIVFDLAITPDRGYCLSVRGMAREIACAYDLHYIDPAFDPVRVPALPVEGQALPVTIDAGTGVRRFVLRPVAGIDPAAVSPWWLQRRLLLSGIRAISPAVDVTNYVMLELGHPMHAHDRSLITGGFRVRFAEPGETVVTLDDVQRRLDPADVLIVDDAATAAIGGVMGAGTTEVRETTTDVLLEAAVWDPAAVSRTQRRLRLASEAGRRYERTVDPAISVAALDRCAALLADIAGGAVEPRLTDWRGDPPREDWSPPPVSMALDRPDRTAGVDYAPGSTEKRLTQIGAEVSVDGDRVTAVPPSWRPDIREPADLVEEVLRLEGLEQIPSVLPAAPAGRGLSAGQKRRRAISKSLALSGYVEILPTPFLPAGVFDVWGLAADDPRRVTTEVLNPLEADRPHLATTLLPGLLEALARNVSRGAADTALFAIAQVVEPTEETRAVERIPNNRRPTDEEIATLDASLPRQPQHVGAVLAGMREPAGPWGRGRPVEAADAFEMVRIVGRAAGVDFTLRSGQHLPWHPGRCAEVLIGDTVVGYAGQLHPAVVERAGLPKGTCAVELDLDAVPITERRPAPRVSPFPAVFQDVSLIVDDDVAAQSVVDAVRAGAGELLEDVRVFDVYTGPQIGQGRKSLALALRFRAADRTLTEDEASAAREAAVQAAAERVGAEQRR, from the coding sequence ATGCGGCTGCCGTACAGTTGGCTGCACGAAGTCGTGGCTGCCGGCGCCCCTGGGTGGGACGTGTCGCCCGAGGAACTCGAACAGACTCTGATCCGCATCGGCCACGAGGTCGAGGGCGTGCGGCCGGTCGGTCCGGTGACCGGACCCTTGACCATCGGCCGGGTCGCCGAAGTGGAGGAGCTCACCGAGTTCAAGAAGCCGATTCGCGCGGTCAAGGTGGACGTCGGCGAACCCGAGCACCGTGACATCGTCTGCGGCGCGACCAACTTCGCGGTCGGCGATCTGGTGGTGGTGGCGCTGCCCGGCACCACCCTGCCCGGCAATGTCGAGATAGCGACGCGCAAAACCTACGCCCGCACCTCCGACGGGATGATCTGCTCGACGGCCGAACTGAACCTCGGTACGGACCACTCCGGCATCCTGGTCCTGCCGCCCGGGACCGCCGCGCCCGGCGCGCCGGCCGCCGAGGTGCTCGGCCTCGACGACATCGTGTTCGACCTCGCGATCACGCCCGACCGCGGCTACTGCCTGTCGGTGCGCGGAATGGCCCGTGAGATCGCCTGCGCCTACGACCTCCACTACATCGACCCGGCCTTCGATCCGGTGCGAGTGCCCGCCCTGCCGGTGGAGGGGCAGGCGCTGCCGGTGACCATCGACGCGGGAACCGGCGTACGGCGCTTCGTCCTGCGTCCGGTCGCCGGTATCGACCCCGCTGCCGTGTCGCCGTGGTGGCTGCAGCGCCGCCTGCTGCTGTCCGGCATCCGTGCCATCTCCCCGGCGGTCGACGTCACCAACTACGTGATGCTCGAGTTGGGTCACCCGATGCACGCCCACGACCGCAGCCTGATCACCGGCGGGTTCCGGGTGCGCTTCGCCGAACCCGGTGAGACTGTCGTCACACTCGACGACGTGCAGCGCCGACTGGACCCGGCCGACGTGCTGATCGTCGACGATGCGGCCACCGCCGCGATCGGCGGCGTGATGGGAGCGGGCACGACAGAGGTCCGTGAGACCACCACCGACGTGCTGCTGGAGGCGGCGGTGTGGGATCCGGCCGCGGTGTCGCGCACCCAGCGGAGGTTGCGTCTGGCCAGCGAGGCCGGCCGCCGCTACGAGCGCACGGTCGACCCGGCCATCTCCGTTGCGGCGCTCGACCGGTGCGCCGCCCTGCTCGCCGACATCGCAGGCGGCGCTGTCGAACCTCGGTTGACCGACTGGCGCGGTGACCCGCCGCGCGAGGACTGGTCGCCGCCGCCGGTGTCGATGGCTCTCGACCGGCCCGATCGCACGGCCGGCGTGGACTACGCGCCGGGCAGCACCGAGAAGCGGCTGACCCAAATCGGTGCCGAGGTGAGCGTCGACGGCGACCGGGTGACGGCCGTCCCGCCCAGCTGGCGCCCCGACATCAGGGAGCCCGCCGACCTGGTGGAGGAGGTGCTGCGCCTCGAAGGCCTCGAGCAGATCCCCTCTGTGCTGCCCGCCGCGCCCGCCGGTCGCGGGCTGAGCGCCGGCCAGAAGCGCCGCCGCGCGATAAGCAAGTCGCTGGCGCTGAGCGGTTACGTCGAGATCCTGCCCACCCCGTTCCTGCCCGCCGGCGTCTTCGACGTGTGGGGCCTCGCCGCCGACGATCCTCGCCGGGTCACCACCGAGGTGCTCAACCCGTTGGAGGCCGACCGGCCACATCTGGCCACGACCCTGTTGCCCGGACTGCTCGAGGCGTTGGCTCGCAACGTCTCCCGCGGGGCGGCCGACACCGCGTTGTTCGCCATTGCCCAGGTGGTCGAACCCACCGAGGAGACCCGGGCCGTCGAGCGGATACCCAACAACCGCCGTCCGACCGACGAGGAGATCGCCACCCTCGACGCCTCGCTACCGCGTCAGCCCCAACACGTCGGTGCCGTGCTGGCCGGTATGCGGGAACCGGCCGGGCCGTGGGGTCGCGGCCGACCGGTGGAGGCCGCCGACGCGTTCGAGATGGTACGCATCGTGGGCCGTGCGGCCGGAGTGGACTTCACGCTGCGCTCCGGGCAGCACCTGCCATGGCATCCCGGACGATGCGCCGAGGTGCTGATCGGAGACACCGTCGTCGGGTATGCCGGACAACTGCATCCGGCGGTCGTGGAACGGGCCGGTCTGCCCAAGGGCACCTGCGCGGTCGAACTGGACCTCGACGCGGTGCCGATCACCGAGCGCCGGCCTGCCCCGCGTGTCTCACCGTTCCCGGCCGTCTTCCAGGACGTCAGCTTGATCGTGGACGACGACGTCGCGGCCCAGAGCGTGGTCGACGCGGTGCGCGCCGGCGCTGGAGAGCTGCTCGAGGACGTGCGCGTGTTCGACGTGTACACCGGTCCGCAGATCGGGCAGGGCCGTAAATCCCTGGCATTGGCCCTACGTTTTCGCGCTGCCGACCGCACCCTGACAGAGGACGAGGCGAGCGCCGCCCGCGAGGCCGCTGTTCAGGCCGCGGCCGAACGCGTCGGCGCCGAACAACGCCGCTGA